The following is a genomic window from Candidatus Anoxymicrobium japonicum.
TTGCCGACGGCAGGAAGAAAAAGAAGAATCATCTTGTGATGATAAAGGAACTTCAAAAACATCCTGTGAAAAAGACGCTTCTTCACGTAGATTTTCTCAAGGTCGCGCGGGACACCATGATCAACGTAAAGGTTCCTATTTCTCTTACGGGAGAGGAGGACTCGAAAGGCTTGAAATACGGCGGCACGCTACAGCATAATCTCTGGGAAGTTGAAGTCGAGTGCCTTCCCACAGATGTCCCCGACCGCATTATTGCTGATATCAGCCAGAAAGATATTGGAGATCATTTGGCAGTGGTGGATCTTGTTATTCCGCCAGACGTTACTGTTCTGGCTGAACTTGACGACATCGTTCTTTCGATTCTCGCGCCACGCCTGGAGGTAGAGGAAGAGGCTGGCGAGGAGGAGGCTGTGGAGGTCGGCGAAGAGGGAGCGCCCGCCGAGAAGGCCGCGGAGTCGGGGAGCGCGCCGACCGGTGGCCAGAAAGAGTAAGGCGACCCGCGCCGGCTCGAAGCGGCGCGG
Proteins encoded in this region:
- a CDS encoding 50S ribosomal protein L25, coding for MEHKLEANKRVETGKGVARRARARGEVPAVVYGLGEESVSLTVRDEDLTEIIRSEAGLNVLLDLQIADGRKKKKNHLVMIKELQKHPVKKTLLHVDFLKVARDTMINVKVPISLTGEEDSKGLKYGGTLQHNLWEVEVECLPTDVPDRIIADISQKDIGDHLAVVDLVIPPDVTVLAELDDIVLSILAPRLEVEEEAGEEEAVEVGEEGAPAEKAAESGSAPTGGQKE